In a single window of the Deinococcus aetherius genome:
- a CDS encoding putative glycolipid-binding domain-containing protein produces MDVLWRGVDSRGESLEHLRLGASRARGTVIGRAGAGVFTLGYVVEIDPDGHPRLTTLRVVDGPTLQLRRSWDGGWSDDHGRPLPELTGCTDVDIQATPFTNTLPLRRLNLPVGAGAVVLAAWVGVPELGVRAVPQRYTRLAEHTYRYENLESGYAVEITVDAQGLVTRYPGAFERVGPGQQS; encoded by the coding sequence GTGGACGTGCTGTGGCGTGGCGTGGACTCGCGCGGGGAGAGTCTGGAGCACCTGCGGCTGGGCGCCTCGCGGGCGCGGGGCACGGTGATCGGGCGGGCGGGCGCCGGGGTCTTCACCCTGGGGTACGTGGTGGAGATCGACCCCGACGGGCATCCCCGCCTGACGACCCTGCGGGTGGTGGACGGCCCCACCCTCCAGTTGCGGCGGAGCTGGGACGGCGGCTGGAGCGACGATCACGGGCGACCCCTCCCCGAACTGACAGGCTGCACCGACGTGGACATTCAGGCCACGCCCTTCACGAATACCCTGCCCCTGCGCCGCCTGAACCTGCCCGTGGGGGCGGGAGCGGTGGTCCTCGCCGCGTGGGTGGGGGTGCCGGAGCTGGGGGTGCGGGCGGTCCCGCAACGCTACACCCGCCTCGCCGAGCACACGTACCGCTACGAGAACCTGGAGAGCGGGTACGCGGTGGAGATCACGGTGGACGCGCAGGGGCTCGTCACCCGCTACCCGGGGGCCTTCGAGAGAGTGGGGCCTGGGCAGCAGTCTTAA
- a CDS encoding Gfo/Idh/MocA family protein, with protein MPLKPDLPLPESESRRVGFAIVGLGQLSAEELIPAARTSRHAAIAALVTDDEEKGRAYARALDLTDGDVYPYERFEDLKGREDVEAVYIVLPNSLHREYVERAARMGKHVLCEKPLSVNAGEAQAMVDACKAANVLLMTAYRCQYTPYHWAAREAVQGGRLGRVKLLDSIHGQSEDDPEAWRMKQRLAGGGPLPDVGIYSLNTVRFVLGTEPEWVFATLHQPKDDPRFREVEESVSFVLGFPEGVVANCLTSYGVHKTATLRVLGEEGTVLMDPAFTYQGLSLTISDGQGDFQPGLPDEDQFGLEFDHFAQRVRDGRVPWTPGEEGVQDHRIMDAIYESARTGQVVRLQPAPGRDVFRGEKPEAASQ; from the coding sequence ATGCCCCTGAAACCGGACCTGCCCCTCCCCGAATCCGAGTCCCGCCGCGTGGGCTTCGCCATCGTCGGCCTCGGGCAGCTCAGCGCGGAGGAACTCATCCCCGCCGCCCGGACGAGCAGGCACGCGGCCATCGCCGCCCTCGTCACCGACGACGAGGAGAAGGGCCGCGCCTACGCCCGCGCCCTCGACCTCACGGACGGGGACGTGTACCCGTACGAGCGTTTCGAGGACCTGAAAGGCCGCGAGGACGTGGAGGCCGTCTACATCGTGCTGCCCAACAGCCTCCACCGCGAGTACGTGGAGCGGGCGGCGCGGATGGGCAAGCATGTCCTGTGCGAGAAGCCCCTGTCGGTGAACGCGGGGGAGGCGCAGGCGATGGTGGACGCCTGTAAGGCCGCGAACGTCCTGCTGATGACCGCCTACCGCTGCCAGTACACGCCGTACCACTGGGCGGCGCGCGAGGCGGTGCAGGGCGGGCGGCTCGGCAGGGTCAAGCTCCTCGACTCCATCCACGGGCAGTCGGAGGACGACCCGGAGGCGTGGCGCATGAAGCAGAGGCTTGCGGGCGGCGGCCCCCTCCCCGACGTGGGCATCTACAGCCTGAACACCGTGCGCTTCGTCCTCGGCACCGAGCCCGAGTGGGTCTTCGCCACCCTGCACCAGCCGAAAGATGATCCCCGCTTCCGGGAGGTCGAGGAGTCGGTGAGCTTCGTGCTGGGCTTCCCGGAGGGCGTCGTCGCCAACTGCCTCACGAGCTACGGCGTCCACAAGACCGCCACCCTGCGCGTGCTCGGCGAGGAGGGCACGGTGCTGATGGACCCCGCCTTCACGTACCAGGGCCTGAGCCTGACCATTTCGGACGGGCAGGGCGACTTTCAACCGGGGCTCCCCGACGAGGACCAGTTCGGGCTGGAGTTCGACCACTTCGCCCAGCGGGTGCGCGACGGCCGTGTTCCCTGGACCCCCGGCGAGGAGGGCGTGCAGGACCACCGCATCATGGACGCGATTTACGAGAGCGCGAGGACCGGCCAGGTGGTGCGCCTCCAGCCCGCGCCGGGGCGGGACGTGTTCCGGGGAGAGAAACCTGAGGCGGCGAGTCAGTAG
- a CDS encoding GNAT family N-acetyltransferase, translating to MTQPVHIRPARPFDAAFAVPLVQATVGRIGLALTGAASDTEAARVLLGFFPLAGNRLSHRNTLIAEGPGGPLGLAVAYPGSEAEALDAPFHERLRALGLPDRIDPEATPGELYLDTLAVAQGARGRGVGGLLLGTVAARARDLSLPRVGLLAGAENRAARLYERHGYRAVGERVVAGERYRHLVLDLT from the coding sequence ATGACCCAGCCCGTCCACATCCGCCCCGCCCGCCCCTTCGACGCGGCCTTCGCGGTGCCGCTCGTCCAGGCGACGGTCGGGAGGATCGGGCTCGCCCTCACGGGCGCGGCGTCGGACACCGAGGCGGCGCGGGTGCTGCTGGGCTTCTTTCCGCTGGCCGGAAACCGCCTGAGCCACAGGAACACGCTGATCGCCGAGGGACCGGGCGGGCCGCTGGGGCTGGCCGTCGCGTACCCCGGCTCGGAGGCGGAGGCGCTGGACGCCCCCTTCCACGAGCGGCTGCGGGCCCTGGGCCTCCCGGACCGCATCGACCCCGAGGCCACGCCGGGCGAGCTGTACCTCGACACGCTGGCGGTGGCGCAGGGAGCACGGGGACGGGGGGTGGGCGGTCTGCTGCTGGGCACGGTGGCGGCGCGGGCGCGCGACCTGAGCCTTCCGCGCGTCGGCCTGCTCGCCGGGGCAGAGAACCGGGCGGCGCGCCTCTACGAGCGGCACGGCTACCGGGCCGTCGGGGAGCGGGTGGTGGCAGGCGAACGGTACAGGCACCTCGTCCTCGACCTGACCTGA
- the yidD gene encoding membrane protein insertion efficiency factor YidD codes for MTPLDRLTLSGIGLYRRLLSPCKGFRCAHAALHGGESCSAAVARIVREDGLSGGRARIAARFGECRAAHRLLRGGSPLALGTDGPRVRGVCCCGPIPIPFRCG; via the coding sequence ATGACTCCGCTCGACCGTCTCACCCTGTCCGGGATCGGCCTCTACCGGCGCCTCCTCTCGCCCTGCAAGGGCTTCCGCTGCGCGCACGCGGCGCTCCACGGCGGCGAGTCGTGCTCGGCGGCGGTGGCCCGCATCGTGCGCGAGGACGGCCTGTCCGGGGGACGGGCCCGTATCGCCGCCCGCTTCGGGGAGTGCCGGGCGGCCCACCGCCTCCTGCGCGGCGGCTCGCCCCTCGCCCTCGGGACGGACGGGCCGCGCGTGCGGGGCGTGTGCTGCTGCGGGCCGATCCCGATCCCCTTCCGCTGCGGCTAG
- a CDS encoding GNAT family N-acetyltransferase: MFADSSHVILRDRQLRDLPVLTRWLTDPGAEWRRWDAPYFHAETTTETMRAYVDHLAQTPPDPDEQVIDLNGECVGMVNRSEESPGGGGWWDLGILIYDPRHWGGGVGTRALARWVADTFTWTDAHVVTVTTWGGNERMIGAARRVGFRECMRVREARVVDGRRYDSVRLDLLRSEWRARAGTLG, from the coding sequence ATGTTCGCCGACTCCTCCCACGTCATCCTGCGTGACCGCCAACTCCGGGACCTGCCGGTCCTCACCCGCTGGCTCACCGACCCCGGGGCCGAGTGGCGCCGCTGGGACGCGCCCTACTTCCACGCCGAGACCACGACCGAGACCATGCGGGCGTACGTGGACCACCTCGCCCAGACGCCCCCCGACCCCGACGAGCAGGTCATCGACCTGAACGGCGAGTGCGTGGGCATGGTCAACCGCTCGGAGGAGTCCCCGGGGGGCGGCGGCTGGTGGGACCTGGGCATCCTGATCTACGACCCCCGGCACTGGGGCGGCGGGGTGGGCACGCGGGCTCTCGCGCGCTGGGTGGCCGACACCTTCACCTGGACGGACGCGCACGTCGTCACGGTCACGACCTGGGGCGGCAACGAGCGCATGATCGGGGCGGCGCGGCGGGTGGGCTTCCGGGAATGTATGCGGGTGCGGGAAGCGCGGGTGGTGGACGGGAGGCGCTACGACAGCGTCCGCCTCGACCTGCTGCGGAGCGAGTGGAGGGCTCGGGCGGGGACGCTAGGGTAA
- a CDS encoding MFS transporter, protein MNYAETRATRVPAFNRLWAAETLSVLGQQVALLALPLIAAVTLRATPAQMGLLVAFETAPLLLLSLVAGVWIDRRPRRPVLVWADLLRAAALLFIPLAALAGVLRLELLYAVAFVVGTLSVFFNVAYQALLPDVVPRAALTDANSKLETSRSGAEVLGPGLGGLLIGVVGSLAAVWLNILTFVASAVLLGGLRTAEHVTPRQTSGPLLTGLREGLGYVWSHPLIRPLVLCASTLNLAQGLLDALLVLHLSRDLGLTPAQIGLVYMGGNVGFLLGALLSGWVAARLGLGRAALGAALVAGVGLLLVPVSGAFGPFAIPGLILARLLFGFGAVVFSVGHVSLRQAITPRELQGRMHASVRFFAGGVVPLGALIGGLVGQRYGTQTALLAAGLIGLTAWLWLWRTDVPRMASADPT, encoded by the coding sequence ATGAACTACGCCGAGACACGCGCGACCCGCGTGCCCGCCTTCAACCGCCTGTGGGCCGCCGAGACCCTCTCCGTCCTGGGCCAGCAGGTCGCCCTGCTCGCCCTCCCGCTCATCGCCGCCGTCACCCTGAGGGCGACCCCCGCGCAGATGGGGCTGCTCGTCGCCTTCGAGACCGCGCCCCTGCTGCTGCTGAGCCTCGTGGCGGGCGTCTGGATCGACCGCCGTCCCAGGCGACCCGTCCTGGTGTGGGCCGACCTCCTTCGTGCCGCTGCCCTCCTCTTCATCCCACTGGCCGCCCTCGCCGGGGTCCTGCGCCTGGAACTGCTGTACGCCGTGGCCTTCGTGGTCGGAACCCTGAGCGTCTTTTTCAACGTCGCGTACCAGGCCCTCCTGCCCGACGTGGTGCCCCGGGCGGCCCTGACCGACGCCAACAGCAAACTCGAAACCTCGCGCTCGGGGGCGGAGGTGCTCGGCCCCGGCCTGGGAGGGCTGCTGATCGGGGTGGTCGGCAGCCTCGCGGCGGTATGGCTGAACATCCTGACCTTCGTGGCCTCGGCCGTCCTCCTGGGTGGTCTCCGCACCGCCGAACACGTGACTCCCCGGCAGACCTCGGGACCGCTTCTGACGGGGCTGCGGGAGGGCCTGGGGTACGTCTGGTCTCACCCGCTCATCCGTCCGCTGGTGCTGTGTGCGAGCACCCTCAATCTCGCCCAGGGCCTGCTGGACGCCCTGCTGGTCCTGCACCTCAGCCGTGATCTGGGGTTGACCCCGGCCCAGATCGGCCTGGTGTACATGGGCGGCAACGTGGGATTCCTGCTGGGCGCCCTGCTCTCCGGGTGGGTCGCCGCCCGGCTGGGGTTGGGGCGTGCCGCCCTCGGGGCCGCGCTCGTCGCGGGCGTGGGACTCCTGCTGGTGCCGGTGTCGGGGGCGTTCGGGCCCTTCGCCATTCCCGGCCTGATCCTGGCCCGTCTGCTCTTCGGATTCGGGGCTGTGGTGTTCTCGGTGGGACATGTCAGCCTGCGCCAGGCGATCACCCCGCGTGAGTTGCAGGGCCGGATGCACGCCAGCGTGCGCTTCTTCGCCGGAGGGGTGGTGCCGCTCGGCGCATTGATCGGCGGGCTGGTGGGACAGCGGTACGGAACCCAGACCGCCCTGCTCGCGGCGGGGCTGATCGGGCTCACCGCCTGGCTGTGGCTGTGGCGGACGGACGTGCCCCGGATGGCCTCCGCCGACCCCACCTGA
- a CDS encoding S41 family peptidase has product MNRKRMTLVAGALAATAAVGYAQLGGYTESELTKSKTGQALLQVLGGLDRFYLYKVDDEKVLRGAINGALGSLDDEFTYYSEPADNAIDAENLAGEFYGIGVTLVGANPDGTGGKVDNVFKGGAAANAGVQIGDVFVKIGDTEVLTSKLNEIVRLVRGQRGTTVGVTFARNGKPYTVKMERQPVTVVSVEKTVLPGNIGYIALNTFYNEKVIEQFNAAVADMKKRNVQKLILDLRDNGGGLLNAGTDVADQFLPKGTIVSLRDRSGRTEVYDPATTSASDYTGKLVVLVNKNSASASEVVAGALQDTKRASIVGEQTFGKGVAQLPFETADGGKVAIVNSEWLTPGGRQIHKKGITPDVVVKDTRYTTPLNFSGSGLTAGAKLTVTVDGKPVTVTADKDGKFTYTAEVKRPTRSTTQGEAVVDTQGDAILKKGIELLQ; this is encoded by the coding sequence GTGAACCGCAAACGCATGACGCTCGTGGCCGGGGCGCTCGCCGCCACCGCCGCCGTGGGATACGCCCAGCTCGGCGGCTATACCGAATCGGAACTGACGAAGTCCAAGACGGGCCAGGCGCTCCTTCAGGTGCTGGGCGGCCTCGACCGCTTCTATCTCTACAAGGTGGACGACGAGAAGGTGCTGCGCGGCGCGATCAACGGGGCGCTCGGCAGCCTGGACGACGAGTTCACATACTACTCCGAGCCCGCTGACAACGCCATCGACGCCGAGAACCTCGCCGGGGAGTTCTACGGCATCGGGGTGACGCTGGTGGGCGCCAACCCCGACGGCACGGGCGGCAAGGTGGACAACGTCTTCAAGGGCGGGGCCGCCGCGAATGCCGGAGTGCAGATCGGCGACGTGTTCGTGAAGATCGGCGACACCGAGGTCCTGACGAGCAAGCTCAACGAGATCGTGCGCCTCGTGCGCGGCCAGCGGGGCACCACCGTGGGCGTGACCTTTGCTCGGAACGGCAAGCCGTACACCGTGAAGATGGAGCGCCAGCCCGTGACGGTGGTCAGCGTCGAGAAGACGGTGCTGCCGGGAAATATCGGCTATATCGCCCTGAACACCTTCTACAACGAGAAGGTGATCGAGCAGTTCAACGCGGCGGTCGCCGACATGAAGAAGCGGAACGTGCAAAAGCTCATCCTCGACCTGCGCGACAACGGCGGCGGGCTGCTGAACGCGGGCACCGACGTGGCCGACCAGTTCCTCCCGAAGGGCACCATCGTCAGCCTGCGCGACCGCAGCGGCCGCACCGAGGTCTATGACCCCGCCACCACGAGCGCCAGCGACTACACGGGCAAGCTCGTCGTCCTCGTGAACAAGAACAGCGCTTCGGCGAGTGAGGTCGTCGCGGGCGCCCTCCAGGACACCAAGCGCGCGAGCATCGTGGGTGAGCAGACCTTCGGCAAGGGCGTGGCGCAGCTTCCCTTCGAGACGGCGGACGGCGGCAAGGTCGCCATCGTGAACAGCGAGTGGCTGACGCCGGGGGGCCGCCAGATCCACAAGAAGGGCATCACGCCCGACGTGGTGGTGAAAGACACCCGTTACACCACGCCCCTGAACTTCAGCGGCAGCGGCCTGACGGCGGGCGCGAAGCTCACCGTGACGGTGGACGGCAAGCCCGTGACCGTGACCGCCGACAAGGACGGCAAGTTCACCTACACCGCCGAGGTCAAGCGCCCCACCCGCTCGACCACCCAGGGCGAGGCCGTGGTGGACACCCAGGGCGACGCGATCCTGAAGAAGGGGATCGAGCTGCTTCAGTAA
- the ftsE gene encoding cell division ATP-binding protein FtsE, which translates to MIEFRNVTLEYPVTRTLALDDLTMSVGKGEFVYLVGHSGAGKSSFMNLVLKRALPTRGEIRVVGEPLTRYRGRRTALLRRRIGTVFQENLLLEHLNTQDNVAFTLRVTGVPQREWPARVNAALRTVGLEHKKHALPLQLSQGEQQRVAIARAIVSDPPLLLADEPTGNLDPENGREVLKVLQNVNLRGTTVIVATHARELVETFRHRTLTLRKGKLVRDDPYGGYAL; encoded by the coding sequence ATGATCGAGTTCCGCAACGTGACCCTGGAGTACCCGGTGACCCGCACCCTCGCACTCGACGACCTGACCATGTCGGTGGGCAAGGGGGAGTTCGTGTACCTCGTCGGCCACTCGGGGGCGGGCAAGAGCAGCTTCATGAATCTGGTGCTCAAGCGGGCCCTGCCCACCCGGGGCGAAATCCGGGTCGTCGGCGAGCCGCTGACCCGCTACCGGGGCCGCCGCACCGCCCTGCTGCGCCGCCGTATCGGCACCGTCTTCCAGGAAAACCTGCTGCTGGAACACCTGAACACCCAGGACAACGTGGCCTTCACCCTGCGGGTCACGGGCGTACCGCAACGCGAGTGGCCCGCCCGGGTGAACGCGGCCCTGCGGACCGTGGGCCTGGAGCACAAGAAGCACGCCCTCCCCCTCCAGCTCTCCCAGGGCGAGCAGCAGCGCGTCGCCATCGCCCGCGCCATCGTGAGCGACCCGCCCCTGCTGCTGGCCGACGAGCCCACCGGCAACCTCGACCCCGAGAACGGGCGCGAGGTGCTCAAGGTCCTCCAGAACGTCAACCTGCGGGGAACGACCGTCATCGTCGCCACACACGCCCGCGAACTCGTGGAGACCTTCCGCCACCGCACGCTGACCCTGCGCAAGGGGAAGCTGGTGCGGGACGATCCCTACGGGGGCTACGCGCTGTGA
- a CDS encoding cell division protein FtsX: protein MTYHLRQALLAMRGNLTATFATLMTMTLTLLMLGFVLLLTLNVNRTLAQLESQVEVAAFLRDGADGQRLLTQVRALPQVREATLVTSEQVLGEMTRDYPYARDAAELAGNPFPDTLRMRVSRVEDSRAVARAVETLAGVEDVEYGAGYVDQTVRTLTAVRGAGYALVGLLLLGTLFNILNAVRVAMYARRQEISVMRLLGATRGFIRMPHVIEGLILGVTASALALALLTPTYLELAERVGLFAPVFPVVRDLPTLLPILGAVGGLGVVIGFFGSLFASRRYLRELE from the coding sequence GTGACCTACCACCTCCGCCAGGCCCTCCTCGCCATGCGCGGGAACCTCACGGCGACCTTCGCCACGCTGATGACGATGACCCTCACGCTGCTGATGCTGGGCTTCGTGCTGCTCCTCACCCTGAACGTGAACCGGACCCTCGCGCAGCTCGAATCGCAGGTGGAGGTGGCGGCCTTCCTGCGGGACGGGGCGGACGGGCAAAGGCTCCTGACCCAGGTGAGGGCGCTGCCCCAGGTGCGCGAAGCGACCCTCGTCACGAGTGAACAGGTGCTCGGCGAGATGACGCGCGACTACCCGTACGCGCGCGACGCTGCCGAACTCGCCGGGAACCCCTTCCCCGACACGCTGCGGATGCGAGTCTCCCGGGTGGAGGACTCGCGCGCCGTCGCCCGGGCGGTCGAGACCCTCGCCGGGGTGGAGGACGTGGAGTACGGGGCCGGGTACGTGGACCAGACGGTGCGGACCCTGACCGCCGTGCGCGGGGCGGGGTACGCGCTCGTGGGGCTGCTGCTGCTCGGGACCTTATTCAACATCCTCAACGCCGTGCGGGTCGCCATGTACGCCCGGCGGCAAGAGATCAGCGTGATGCGGCTCCTCGGAGCGACGCGCGGCTTCATCCGGATGCCGCACGTCATCGAGGGGCTGATCCTGGGGGTCACGGCGTCGGCGCTCGCCCTGGCGCTGCTGACGCCGACGTACCTCGAACTCGCCGAGCGGGTGGGGCTGTTCGCGCCCGTCTTTCCCGTCGTGCGCGACCTGCCCACGCTGCTCCCCATCCTGGGGGCGGTGGGGGGGCTGGGCGTCGTCATCGGCTTTTTCGGCAGCCTCTTCGCGTCCCGCCGCTACCTGCGGGAACTCGAATGA
- a CDS encoding murein hydrolase activator EnvC family protein, protein MRRRWVLPTLLSAALLAGAQTTSERLESLQRELGQQRQLSTGQRQELERLRANIENLTAQQRQTLARLDALAGNVADLENQAATLAARVALAERQLADTTAQRDLTEKRVVRLQGDVRGLLGALYRERSGRYLQLLSQSANLSDLLIRLRYANLAGQHNVEVIETLRGAVQTLTAQQAQERQQAATLQGLQTQRLARLEELRDRRAEQQTLLASLRRSERSQRTLAAQTQAEQALTARTIDGLVGAVVRERVRLEAERRRRLEEERQRREAELRRIREAQERARQEALRLARLRAEQERQARLARERAQAEAEARARAQAEARAQAAREAALAAQRQREAQLRSEQAALSQRQSQVQQEAAQVERQLSPLPLSGGPVGFPLPGGSVTQPYGANGAQWVVLGAPDGTPAVAALDGNVIATTYYASLGWVVLLDHGPTVTAYFGLQDSRVGVGERVARGTPLGSVGGSPIFGPGRMAFQVNSVSGGSRRPVAPPF, encoded by the coding sequence ATGAGGCGCCGCTGGGTCCTGCCCACGCTCCTCTCGGCGGCCCTGCTGGCGGGCGCCCAGACGACGAGCGAGCGGCTGGAGAGCTTGCAGCGCGAGTTGGGGCAGCAGCGGCAACTCAGCACCGGGCAGCGCCAGGAACTCGAACGCCTGCGCGCGAACATCGAGAACTTGACGGCGCAGCAGCGGCAGACCCTCGCCCGGCTCGACGCGCTGGCGGGAAACGTTGCCGACCTGGAGAACCAGGCGGCGACCCTGGCCGCGCGGGTGGCCCTCGCCGAGCGGCAACTCGCCGACACGACGGCCCAGCGCGACCTCACCGAGAAGCGGGTGGTCCGCCTCCAGGGGGACGTGCGCGGACTGCTGGGCGCCCTCTACCGCGAACGGAGCGGGCGGTATCTCCAGCTTCTCTCGCAGTCGGCCAACCTCTCGGACCTCCTGATCCGGCTGCGGTACGCCAACCTCGCCGGGCAGCACAACGTCGAGGTGATCGAGACGCTGCGGGGAGCGGTGCAGACGCTCACGGCGCAGCAGGCGCAGGAACGGCAGCAGGCGGCAACCCTCCAGGGGCTGCAAACCCAGCGCCTCGCCCGGCTGGAGGAGTTGCGCGACCGCCGCGCCGAGCAGCAAACCCTGCTCGCCTCCCTGCGCCGCAGCGAGCGGAGTCAGCGCACCCTCGCCGCGCAGACGCAGGCCGAGCAGGCGCTCACCGCCCGGACCATCGACGGGCTGGTGGGCGCCGTGGTGAGGGAACGTGTCCGGCTGGAGGCCGAGCGCCGCCGCCGCCTGGAGGAAGAACGACAGCGCCGCGAGGCCGAGTTGCGCCGCATCCGCGAGGCCCAGGAACGCGCCCGGCAGGAGGCGTTGCGCCTGGCCCGCCTCCGCGCCGAGCAGGAGCGGCAAGCCCGCCTCGCCCGGGAGCGCGCCCAGGCCGAGGCCGAAGCCCGTGCCCGCGCGCAGGCCGAGGCAAGAGCGCAGGCGGCACGCGAAGCCGCCCTCGCCGCCCAGCGCCAGCGGGAAGCGCAACTCCGCAGCGAGCAGGCGGCCCTCAGCCAGCGTCAGAGCCAGGTGCAGCAGGAGGCGGCGCAGGTCGAGCGGCAGCTTTCTCCCCTGCCCCTGAGCGGTGGCCCGGTCGGCTTTCCCCTCCCCGGGGGGAGTGTCACCCAGCCCTACGGGGCGAACGGGGCGCAGTGGGTGGTCCTCGGTGCCCCCGACGGCACCCCCGCCGTCGCCGCCCTCGACGGCAACGTGATCGCCACGACCTACTACGCCAGCCTGGGCTGGGTCGTCCTGCTCGACCACGGCCCCACCGTCACCGCCTACTTCGGCCTGCAAGACTCCCGGGTCGGCGTCGGCGAACGGGTCGCGCGCGGCACCCCCCTCGGCTCGGTGGGCGGCAGCCCCATCTTCGGGCCGGGGCGGATGGCCTTTCAGGTCAACAGCGTGAGCGGGGGGAGCCGGAGGCCGGTGGCGCCGCCGTTTTGA
- the rpsP gene encoding 30S ribosomal protein S16, with the protein MVKIRLSRFGSTHNPHYRIVVADSRRPRDGGYIESLGHYDPRKRTETYLKIDAERAAYWLAQGAQPTDTARRLLKSQGVKLG; encoded by the coding sequence ATGGTCAAGATTCGCCTGTCCCGTTTCGGCTCTACCCACAACCCCCACTACCGCATCGTGGTCGCGGACTCCCGCCGTCCTCGCGACGGTGGCTACATCGAGAGCCTGGGTCACTACGACCCCCGCAAGAGGACCGAGACCTACCTGAAGATCGACGCCGAGCGCGCCGCCTACTGGCTCGCCCAGGGCGCCCAGCCCACCGACACCGCCCGCCGCCTGCTCAAGTCGCAGGGCGTCAAGCTCGGCTGA
- a CDS encoding KH domain-containing protein: protein MKTDPVELTLFLAQSVVDQPSLVRASKRGPTVIVRVGPGEEGRLIGRQGRVIQAIRTLVRAASDPRERVNVDLDAPRKS, encoded by the coding sequence ATGAAGACCGACCCCGTGGAACTGACGCTCTTTCTGGCGCAGAGCGTGGTGGACCAGCCCTCGCTGGTGCGCGCCTCCAAGCGCGGGCCGACCGTGATCGTGCGCGTCGGGCCCGGCGAGGAGGGGCGGCTGATCGGGCGGCAGGGGCGCGTGATCCAGGCCATCCGTACCCTCGTGCGCGCGGCGAGTGACCCCCGCGAGCGCGTGAACGTGGACCTCGACGCGCCGCGCAAGTCGTGA
- the rimM gene encoding ribosome maturation factor RimM (Essential for efficient processing of 16S rRNA), translated as MTAPEDTTRLGYFLGPHGVQGGVKVYVLGDPAQLLDLPRVWVEGRGWLRVRRAESVPPGVALHLAGVTTREGAEALRDLNVFAADSDLPELEEGSYYYHELRGLPVLGADGARLGEVRDVTDGGHQDLLVVTHERGEDFVPLQAPYVVVQSGETGRPAAIALTEDAPGGLLGEGAEEAR; from the coding sequence GTGACCGCGCCGGAAGACACCACCCGCCTGGGGTACTTCCTGGGCCCGCACGGCGTTCAGGGCGGGGTCAAGGTATACGTGCTGGGCGACCCCGCGCAACTTCTGGACCTGCCCCGTGTGTGGGTGGAGGGCCGGGGCTGGTTGCGGGTGCGCCGGGCCGAGTCCGTCCCGCCCGGCGTGGCCCTGCACCTCGCCGGAGTCACCACGCGCGAGGGGGCGGAGGCGCTGCGGGACCTCAACGTCTTCGCCGCCGACAGCGACCTGCCCGAGTTGGAGGAGGGGAGCTACTACTACCACGAGTTGCGCGGCCTCCCGGTGCTGGGGGCGGACGGCGCGCGGCTGGGCGAGGTGCGGGACGTGACGGACGGCGGGCACCAGGACCTCCTCGTCGTCACGCACGAACGGGGGGAGGACTTCGTGCCCTTGCAGGCGCCGTACGTGGTCGTGCAATCGGGGGAGACGGGCAGGCCCGCCGCCATCGCCCTCACTGAGGACGCGCCGGGGGGACTGCTGGGGGAGGGGGCGGAGGAGGCACGCTGA